The genomic segment CGCACGTGGTCGTGTACTTTCGCCGCGCCCGCGCTCGCCAGCATCCGCGCCGTGTCCGTCGTCAGCGTCTGGCCCAGCCACGCCTTGCTGATCTCGCGATCAAAATACAGGCACAGATTCTCGAACAGATTCACCTCGCCCGGCACGCGCGACTGGATGATCTCCAGTTGAATCGCCTTCGAAAACACGCCCGTTGCATCCGCCCCGAGCTGCTTCAGCATCGCCAGCATCTCACGCTTCTCTTCCGACGTCGCGCCTGGTTCGTACCGCGCGATCCGAACCGGCATCCCGAATGCCTCCGCGAAGATCAGCCAGTCCTTGATCGCGAACCGCTTCGCCAGGTACGCCAAACCCGTCACCCGCGCCAGGCCCCCGCGCAGCGGATGACCGCTCGCCGACTGCGGCGCGTGAACGACAAACTTGTTCGGCGGCAACGCCTCACCCTGATATTTCTCATCTTCCGTCAGCACCCGAAGCTCACCCGAATCGCCCAGCGTCAGCCGATCGAACGGCACCGGCACGATCTCCACCGGACGCACGCCGCCCCCGTCCGCCTCCCACACAATTTCTGCAACCGCAAGACCGCGACCGGTCGCCAGCGACAGATGCGCGAGCGTCTCTTCAAACCCCGGCAGGTCACGAAGCACCGACTCGCAATACGCCGCGGTTTCCTGCGCCGAAGCGCCGCCCCCGACCGGTCGCGTCGCCGCGCCTGCCGCCGGCCGCGCCAAATCCACCCCCGGCGGCGTCGCCGACACCCGCCACGGCAGCCCCGTCACCGCCAGCCGGCGCGTGGCGGCAACGCTAAATAGATGCGCGTCTTTTTCCTCCATCTGTTCCGACAGCGCCAGTTGCGCGCCCAGGTCTCCCGCGTCCGCCTCCCGAAAAATCGCCAGCAGCCGCTGCGGCGTCAGACCATCCGCCGGGTACGCCCGCAATCCCCAATCCCCCCCGCGGCTCACCATCACCCCGCTCGCCGGCCGCCCCGCCGCGCCCCGTACCGCGTTGACAATTCGATCCAAAAACCGCATGTCTCGCCCTCCCTTCGTCTGCAAGGATGAGTCGTGAGTCGTTAGTCATTCCGCTTCCCGGTTTCATCCGCGCGGTCGTACCGCCGTTTCGACGTCTCCTCACCAGATCCCCTGCCGCGCGAACCGCGCCGCGCCGCCCGTCAGATACTCCACCTCGCCGGTCCCGACGTGCCGCGCCGCCGCATGCGCCGCCAGCGCCGCCGCCCAGAATCGGTCCGCGTGTCCGCCCGTCGCCCGATCCGACTCGTATCGTACGTGCCCGCTTTGTGACACGACCCGGGTCAGCGAATGCCAATCTCGTTCGATGGCGTCATCCACTGGAATCCGAATCCGGCCCGTCTCCGACAACATCCGCAACCGCCCCGCCAGTTCAGATTTCAACCCCGCCGTAAACGTCAATCCCTCCACGCGATAGCTCCCGAACCGCCGCTCCAGCCGTTCCGCCAGGTGCATCCCCAATCCGGTCGCATCGACGCAGCACCGTCTCACGCTCCGCTGACCCAGCACCTCGCCGATCACCCGCTCCTGCTCTTCGAACGACGCACGCTCCAGCACCAGCACGCCCCGCGTCTCTAGCAACTCGCCGCTGCGCTCCACGATCCACACCGCCGTGACATCGCGCACACGCCCCACATCCACGCCCACGTACGCATCCGCCCCCGCGCGCTGCAACGCCAACCAATCTACAGTCGTCGACAATCGAACCTCCTGGCACCGCCGGATCAACTCGTACGGCATGAAGCTCGTCGCCTCGTCCACGAACTCGCAGCACATCTCCTGCCGCCAGATCAGCTCATCCCCGATCGCCTCGCGCAGCTCCGTCGCGTCCGCCTCCAGCCCCTCCGCGATCGCCTCCTCCAGCGTCACCGTCGTCCGTTCGAACCTCGCGTTGTCACGCAGCCGCGCGAACAGGTTCTTCACCCCGCGCGGCGTCGAACACACGTCCAGCTCGCCGCGCCCGCGCAAGATGGACGGATAAAGCGCCGCCCACACGGCCTCGTCCTCCTGGTGCATCGCGAACTCATCAAGAAACACGTCCCCCGTAAACCCGCGCGCGGTCAGCGGATTGGCCGGCAGCCCGATGATGCGCACCCCGCCGGGCAGGCGAATCTCCAACTGGCGATAGGAGGTGTTGCGAAAGTAGCCGTCACCGCGAAATTCCGCCGCGATCTTCAGCGCCTGGCAGTGCAGGTATGCTTTCTCCATCACTTCGCGGCTTTGCCGCTCGCCGGCGGAAAGAACAATCTGCGTCCGCCGCCGCAGCAAGCCTCGCACCAGGCGCCGCAGGCTGAAGGTGAAACTCTTGCCCGTCTGCCGCGCCCAGCAGTTCCACGTGAACCGCGACGCACTCTCCACCATCCGCCGCTGGTAGGCCGGCATCGGGAGTGCCGCAATGTTGGCATTCCCGGACGGTTCAGGACCATCCGACTGCCGATCGGCCGCCCCACGGATCTGCGAATTCACGTTGTCAGATTCGGCGCCCATTCCAACCACCCCGGGAAAATCGAAAAGCCCCGCGAACCGGCCCAGCGGCCGACGCCATCAGAAACTCATTCTTGCCCGGCGATCCGGTCGGACCGATTTCCGCCGCCACCCGGTTTCACGACCCGCGCACCGACCAATCCCCCAACCTCGAACGGGTTCCGGCTTCGCCGTTATGGCGCCGCCGGAAATTATTGATTATTGCATAGATACGGCTGGGGCTCGTCCCCTTTTCACGATCCTTCGGCCGCCTGCTTTCCGTCGGCTTCGTACGCCATGCCTTGACTGCGATGGCTCCACGACCGCGATGATTCACGCTCGCAATTCCATTCGACGGCGGTAACATTCCCCCAAACGACGCACGCGAAGAATCGGTTCTCCGCGTGCAATTGACCTCAATGGAGGATATCCATGTCCGCATCGAATCCCGATCGAACCACCGTCGTCGCGCTGTGCAGCCTGGTCTGCGGCGCGTTTCTGTGGGCACTCGTTTCGCCCGCGTTCTTGAGCGCGCAGCAAAAAGACGAACACGCCGGCCACCATCACGGCGACGCGCCGGCTGGCCACGACCATGGCGCGTCGGCCCGAAACGCCGAGAACTGGGCGCCGGTCAACAAGATGCACCTGTACCTCTGCGCGTTTCACGTCGCCAAGGAAAAGCCGGACTTCCAGGTCGAGGCGCACCACTACTGCTCGCCGCAGTCCAAGAGCGGCGATCTGCATCAGTGCGTGATCTACGATTCGCGCGGCCCGAACCCCAAGCTGCTCGGCACCGAGTACATCATCACCGACGAGGCATACCGGAAGCTGCCCGCCGAGGAGAAACGATTCTGGCACCCGCATGCGTATGAAATCCTTTCCGGCCAGCTCGTCGCGCCCGACATGCCCAAGATGGGCGACGACCTCTTCCCCGGCCTCATCAACACCTGGGGCAAGACCTGGCACACCTGGCCCGACCCGACGACGGACTATCCCACCGGCGAACCGCTGCTGATGTGGTCGGCCAACGGTGACGGACAAATCGACAACAAGCTAATCGCCAAGCGCGATGCGCAATTCAACATCAAGACCGATGAGATTCGCGCCCGGCGGAAGTTCATGGGCTTCGAGGTGCCACAGATTCCGCCGCCCAAGTCGATGAGCGACCTGGGCCGCCGCTGGACGGCGAGCGGCAAGGACGAGCCGACGAAGCTGAAAGGCGCGGGGGGTTGAGCCGACTTGAATCCTCCTGGGAAGCTATGACGGTCCTGTTGCGAATTCGGGCGATCGGCGCGCCAGCGACGTGCAAATGGCGCGCCGATCGCCCTTTTTACCATCAATAACCGCGATTGAGACGGCGAAATCGTTCCAAGCGAATTGTCGCTGGACTTTCCCCCGCACGGCCCTTACAGTACCGGTGGTTGGTTCGACGACCGAGCATTTGCGGCTACGTGACGGGTCCTTTCGACTTCTCTCGCTCCTGCACTCCTCTTTCGCCTTTCCGCCTTTCTGGTCCGAAACGCTGGACCCTTTCACTGTGTCCCTGAAAGTTCACACGGGCCACACAAGGCTATTTCGCAGGAGTTTGCACATGGCCAAGAAACTGTATGTTGGAAACCTGGGATTTGACGTCACCGACGCCGATCTCCAAACCCTGTTCGCCCCGCACGGAAACGTGGTCAGCGCGCAGGTCATCACGGATCGCGACACCGGTCGAAGCAAAGGCTTCGGCTTTGTCGAGATCGGTTCGGACGGCGAGGCCAAGACGGCCATCGCCGCGCTGGACGGCAAGGAGCACGGCGGTCGCACGCTGAAGGTCAACGAAGCCAAGCCGAAGGAGAATCGCTCCGGCGGCGGTGGTTACGGCGGCGGCGGCTACGGTGGTGGCGGCGGACGACGCCGGTACTAACCCAACGGGTTCCGCAGTTTGGATTTCGCGGGCTTGGTGCGGGCGATTCGCCGGCGCCAAGCCCGTTTTCATTGTACCGGGCGCCCCGCGCAAGGAGCGCGGCGGATGCCACGAACGCCTACTGAATCCAAGGCTCATCGGTTGATCGCCTGTGCGACAGGGATTTCGAGGCGATCACGTTGCCGAACTCGGGACCATCACGCGGAATCAGTCTCGCGCCCACTTCGGCGGGCGCTTTTCCATGAACGCCCGCAGGCCCTCGCGGCCTTCCTCGCCGAGAAACGCCTCACCGAACGCCTCGGACTCGCACGACAAGCCCTTCTCCAGCCAGGCCGATTCCTCGGAGCAGACTACGCGCTTCAGCAATCGAACGGCGCAGGGGCCGTTTGCCAGAATCTGTTTCACCAGATTATCTACAGTTGTCATCAATTCGCCCGGCGCGACCGATTCGCTCACCAGACCCGCCGCCACCGCCTCCGGACCGTGCAGCGCCTCACCCGTAAACAGCAGCCGCCGCGCCATCGCCCCGCCGACCAGGGCGAACGTCCGCTGGGTACCGCCCCAGCCGGGGATCAGCCCGAGCTTGACCTCGGGGAATCCGATCGTTGCGTCGTTCGACATGATGCGCAAATCGCACGCCAGCGCCACCTCGCACCCGCCGCCCAGCGCCGGCCCGTTGATCGCCGCGATCGTCACCGCCTGCTCAAACCGCGCCAACCGCGCCATGCACCGCTGACCACGCTGGCTGAACGCTCTGCCCGCGTCGCCCGGCGCGGTGTTCATCTCCGCGATGTCGGCCCCGGCCATGAACGTCCGCCCTTCGCCGGAGAGAATCAATACGCGCACCTGCGGATTGCACGCCACCTCGTCCAGCCGCGCCTCCAGCGCCGCCATCGTCGGCATCGAGAGCAGGTTGATCCCCCCGCTGGTGTTAAACGTGATTCGCCCGATCGGACCTTCCTGCTGATACAGCACTTCGGTGCTCATGCCGTTTCATCCTCCAGCGTCAAACGACCTCTCACGCTCCGATCATCGAGCCTCGCAAAGAGCCGCGGGCTTCAGCCCACTCGATCGCTCCTTCAAAGAGCCGCGGGCTTCAGCCCAC from the Planctomycetia bacterium genome contains:
- a CDS encoding DUF935 family protein gives rise to the protein MRFLDRIVNAVRGAAGRPASGVMVSRGGDWGLRAYPADGLTPQRLLAIFREADAGDLGAQLALSEQMEEKDAHLFSVAATRRLAVTGLPWRVSATPPGVDLARPAAGAATRPVGGGASAQETAAYCESVLRDLPGFEETLAHLSLATGRGLAVAEIVWEADGGGVRPVEIVPVPFDRLTLGDSGELRVLTEDEKYQGEALPPNKFVVHAPQSASGHPLRGGLARVTGLAYLAKRFAIKDWLIFAEAFGMPVRIARYEPGATSEEKREMLAMLKQLGADATGVFSKAIQLEIIQSRVPGEVNLFENLCLYFDREISKAWLGQTLTTDTARMLASAGAAKVHDHVRRDLRDDDIRREAQTLRRDLLGPLVRMQFGPGAAVPYFERQVEGRLDARRLAEVLDIAVNRLGARVPATWAHQALGVPVASAGESVLAGGADGEGSGGGNSGQE
- a CDS encoding DUF1264 domain-containing protein, yielding MSASNPDRTTVVALCSLVCGAFLWALVSPAFLSAQQKDEHAGHHHGDAPAGHDHGASARNAENWAPVNKMHLYLCAFHVAKEKPDFQVEAHHYCSPQSKSGDLHQCVIYDSRGPNPKLLGTEYIITDEAYRKLPAEEKRFWHPHAYEILSGQLVAPDMPKMGDDLFPGLINTWGKTWHTWPDPTTDYPTGEPLLMWSANGDGQIDNKLIAKRDAQFNIKTDEIRARRKFMGFEVPQIPPPKSMSDLGRRWTASGKDEPTKLKGAGG
- a CDS encoding RNA-binding protein, with amino-acid sequence MAKKLYVGNLGFDVTDADLQTLFAPHGNVVSAQVITDRDTGRSKGFGFVEIGSDGEAKTAIAALDGKEHGGRTLKVNEAKPKENRSGGGGYGGGGYGGGGGRRRY
- a CDS encoding enoyl-CoA hydratase/isomerase family protein produces the protein MSTEVLYQQEGPIGRITFNTSGGINLLSMPTMAALEARLDEVACNPQVRVLILSGEGRTFMAGADIAEMNTAPGDAGRAFSQRGQRCMARLARFEQAVTIAAINGPALGGGCEVALACDLRIMSNDATIGFPEVKLGLIPGWGGTQRTFALVGGAMARRLLFTGEALHGPEAVAAGLVSESVAPGELMTTVDNLVKQILANGPCAVRLLKRVVCSEESAWLEKGLSCESEAFGEAFLGEEGREGLRAFMEKRPPKWARD